The Lycium barbarum isolate Lr01 chromosome 10, ASM1917538v2, whole genome shotgun sequence genome includes a region encoding these proteins:
- the LOC132614899 gene encoding putative cytochrome c biosynthesis ccmC-like mitochondrial protein, with product MSLSLLQPSFLMSKTRSYAQILIGSRLFLTAMAIHLSLRVAPLDLQQGGNSRIPYVHVPAARMSILVYIVTAINTFLFLLTKHPLFLRSSGTGTEIGAFSTLFTLVTGGFRGKPMWGTFWVWDARLTSVFILFLIYLGALRFQKLSVEPAPISIRAGPIDIPIIKSSVNWWNTLHQPGSISRSGISIYVPMPIPIFSNSPFSTRILFVLETRLPIQSFLEYPLTKEIEVREGIPKPISLAESFCIHG from the coding sequence ATGTCCCTTTCGTTATTACAACCTTCTTTTTTGATGTCAAAGACCAGAAGCTACGCGCAAATTCTCATTGGATCTCGGTTGTTCTTAACAGCGATGGCTATTCATTTAAGTCTTCGGGTAGCACCACTAGATCTTCAACAAGGTGGAAATTCTCGTATTCCGTATGTACATGTTCCTGCGGCTCGGATGAGTATTCTTGTTTATATCGTTACGGCTATAAACACTTTTTTGTTCCTATTAACAAAACATCCCCTTTTTCTTCGCTCTTCCGGAACCGGTACAGAAATAGGTGCTTTTTCTACGTTGTTTACCTTAGTTACTGGGGGGTTTCGGGGAAAACCTATGTGGGGCACCTTTTGGGTGTGGGATGCTCGTTTAACCTCTGTATTCATCTTGTTCCTTATTTACCTGGGTGCACTGCGTTTTCAAAAGCTTTCTGTCGAACCGGCTCCTATTTCAATCCGTGCTGGACCGATCGATATACCAATAATCAAGTCTTCAGTCAACTGGTGGAATACATTGCATCAACCTGGGAGCATTAGCCGATCTGGTATATCAATATATGTTCCTATGCCCATTCCAATCTTTTCTAACTCCCCCTTCTCAACCCGTATCTTGTTCGTTCTGGAAACACGTCTTCCTATTCAATCTTTTCTCGAATATCCTTTAACAAAAGAAATAGAAGTTCGAGAAGGAATACCAAAACCTATTTCACTCGCTGAGTCTTTTTGCATCCATGGCTGA